The DNA segment TAATTGGATACGCTGGGCGTAACAATTACAGCTTGATTGTCATGGCTACTCATGTACGAAGCGGCTTCAGCCGATGGGCGTTTGGCTCAATAACTGAAAAAGTGCTGATGGGAGTGACTACCCCGATTTTCCTGGTACGTTCCAAATAGCTGTCGTTGCAAGACATTGAATTATCGGCGCTTATCTGGGTGGTTTTTTGCTTGAGCTTAAAAGTGGTTTCCGGATTAGCTGCTTGTTGACAAGTGGGATATAATTAAACTTTAGTAATAATACTATCGTACTGTCAATAAATTATGGAACGACTGGATAAGAGAAGATCAAGCTTGGAAATAATCGCAGACATGCTCCGTCTCGGCGGAGCCGGGAAGACGGAAATAATGTACAGCGTTAATATGAGTTATTTCCAACTTCAGAAATATATAAAATTGTTACTTGATCGGGATCTTATAGATAGGGGTAGCATTGGTAGTGTCCCATCAAGTGGTGTAAATTGCCACCGGTGGTTTCTCATGTTTTTATGCCTCTACTGCCAACAGCAATGGCTCAT comes from the Dehalococcoidales bacterium genome and includes:
- a CDS encoding winged helix-turn-helix domain-containing protein; this encodes MERLDKRRSSLEIIADMLRLGGAGKTEIMYSVNMSYFQLQKYIKLLLDRDLIDRGSIGSVPSSGVNCHRWFLMFLCLYCQQQWLIYGTLQSLLH